A genomic window from Cloacibacillus evryensis DSM 19522 includes:
- a CDS encoding YadA-like family protein, producing the protein MSNVANGDAASDAVNFSQLKTVSNDLGMKINNIIKAGGADMLSVKYDDNTKSTITLVGGAPGSEVKLTNVANGDISKNSVDAISGKQMWTLADSMVQAMGGSFKLTTNGRINGTFNVNGKSFTSIQEAIKEAAASGAGQGSGSWTLSVNGKETNITNGGKFAIAEGSNLSITQDAHGTYTFGVAETPKFKEVKIGTIDISQGGINMGGSTITGLANGSVSQGSTDAVNGDQLWNAYRQIDTIDERVQIVGAHAAALSALHPVPYNPYQPTTLSAGLGMYRNEQSVAVGAFHYVRENMLVNAGLSINSNGDTMGRAGISFAIGQGGRKQVSILRDIESVQRQMAGMQQMLLELKKRDEEKDTMLKRSEEVINELIDAFTALSEKK; encoded by the coding sequence ATATCCAACGTTGCGAACGGAGACGCTGCCAGCGACGCCGTCAACTTCAGCCAGCTTAAAACGGTCAGCAACGACCTTGGCATGAAGATCAACAACATAATAAAAGCCGGTGGTGCGGACATGCTCTCAGTGAAGTATGACGACAACACCAAGAGCACCATCACTTTAGTTGGCGGCGCGCCCGGCAGCGAGGTAAAACTCACGAACGTAGCCAACGGAGATATCTCAAAAAACAGCGTAGACGCAATATCCGGAAAACAGATGTGGACTCTTGCCGATTCCATGGTTCAGGCGATGGGCGGCTCGTTCAAGCTTACAACTAACGGCCGCATTAACGGTACTTTCAACGTTAACGGCAAGAGCTTCACAAGCATTCAGGAGGCCATCAAAGAAGCTGCCGCATCCGGTGCCGGCCAAGGCTCGGGAAGCTGGACGCTCTCAGTCAACGGCAAAGAAACTAATATCACAAATGGCGGCAAGTTTGCCATTGCCGAAGGCAGCAACCTCAGCATAACGCAAGATGCGCATGGGACCTATACGTTTGGCGTTGCAGAGACGCCTAAATTCAAAGAGGTCAAAATCGGAACTATTGACATAAGCCAGGGCGGCATCAACATGGGCGGCAGCACAATAACCGGGCTTGCCAATGGCAGCGTTAGTCAGGGAAGTACTGATGCAGTCAATGGAGACCAGCTATGGAACGCGTACCGCCAAATCGATACCATCGATGAACGTGTTCAGATCGTAGGCGCACATGCTGCGGCGTTAAGCGCGCTCCATCCCGTCCCTTACAACCCATACCAGCCGACTACACTCAGCGCAGGTTTGGGCATGTACCGCAATGAACAGTCAGTGGCGGTTGGAGCATTCCATTATGTTAGAGAAAATATGCTGGTAAACGCTGGGCTCTCAATCAATTCCAACGGTGACACGATGGGACGTGCCGGCATAAGCTTTGCCATTGGGCAAGGCGGTAGGAAACAGGTGTCCATTCTAAGGGACATCGAGAGCGTACAGCGTCAAATGGCAGGTATGCAGCAGATGCTTCTCGAATTGAAAAAGAGAGATGAAGAAAAAGACACGATGCTAAAGAGAAGCGAAGAAGTCATCAATGAGCTCATAGATGCTTTCACCGCTCTCTCCGAGAAGAAATAA
- a CDS encoding autotransporter outer membrane beta-barrel domain-containing protein yields MRSVDVTTNGSQSNGIHTDTGTISVGGNINAVTNGDSARALWVQGSGKINVSGDVTASTSGGQYDGFMSNGIAAGGSGIMNVDGTVTVKTSGADRIYAVMVDGNSMVNVGKNLDVVTTGRHGHGVYVLSKGRLSVKKDIDVMTQGETAFGISVNEGKIDAAGNITVTTEGATSYGVDCINGGVINAGGKITAKTSGDDAYGVAANMAGSAINASGDINIVTGGARGYGFYIKENGRVTGGGNVKAKTGGESAHAVWANNGTLDVSGNVDVSASGKYAGGIYVTGTDGMVNVGGNLLSTTSGNGASSLWCSMGKLNLHGDTAVNSANGDRAAAVFAENKGAVTANGNVSVKMSGDDTYGLLAMTEGTINAEGNVNAAISGKNSLAVVAGGGAVNISKDVAASADGDGAVCVYASRNGSVNIDGGLRAKINGSGAEGVSAASGGTVNLNRGAAIRVGDNPVSCAVAARGAGSSININRAGGGLVKIDGDIFAMEDAKVNINMDAAGSYITGSSGLNGAGGSIAGKLDINVGASAAAWNVTGNSFVTGLRNAGTVNFAHDPGKPSASYIKVSAKDYVGAGGNLVMRADIDGQTGDRLEAEKISGETTITAIPVRAGTAERSGALVTAVSNNGARFTLTGERVAAGAWYYELGDAPTASGREWYLRRSTSTERLTSTGYGIASASYHPNLWDTEVNTLFRRMGIYRDDMYNGGLWFTGVVNKNSYDFADSGSYTDNRTYKTGTIGYDRKVETGDEHTKLWIGAMFGYGKDNRDMDFGIGESRMDSYHASLYGIYRADNGFYAVGIAKYNRYKNDYEITRPDPFTKQILEFDTVTGDFKQKGWGLSLQVGRKFEIKPAKEGAAAAGWYWEPQIQASWNRVDGADYKTNSGIDVQVSGSDYFRLRGGVELGRTWELANGTMLNLYGDASYSHEYGGDTDFIMDGGRFSTKHSFGGGYGIFGIGANWRYAPGKYINARFQHSAGSKYTEPFAVYLGLSFEI; encoded by the coding sequence GTGAGATCTGTCGACGTAACGACAAACGGCAGTCAGTCAAACGGTATCCACACCGATACAGGCACAATATCCGTTGGCGGGAACATAAACGCCGTCACGAACGGTGACTCGGCGCGCGCCCTCTGGGTCCAAGGTAGCGGCAAGATAAATGTGAGCGGCGACGTGACGGCATCCACAAGCGGAGGCCAATACGACGGCTTTATGTCGAACGGCATAGCCGCAGGCGGCAGCGGCATTATGAATGTTGACGGGACCGTAACTGTGAAAACAAGCGGCGCAGACAGGATTTATGCCGTCATGGTCGATGGTAACTCCATGGTAAATGTTGGCAAAAACCTGGACGTTGTGACCACGGGACGCCATGGACATGGTGTTTACGTCCTTTCCAAAGGGCGGTTAAGCGTCAAAAAAGATATCGATGTTATGACGCAGGGCGAGACCGCATTTGGTATTTCCGTTAATGAAGGAAAGATAGATGCCGCGGGAAACATAACCGTAACGACAGAGGGGGCTACCTCATACGGAGTAGACTGCATCAACGGCGGCGTGATCAATGCCGGAGGAAAGATAACCGCAAAGACAAGCGGAGATGACGCTTACGGCGTGGCGGCGAATATGGCGGGCAGTGCGATAAATGCCTCCGGAGATATAAACATCGTCACCGGCGGAGCGCGAGGGTACGGCTTCTATATTAAAGAAAACGGCAGAGTAACCGGCGGCGGAAACGTGAAAGCCAAGACCGGCGGCGAATCGGCCCATGCCGTATGGGCCAATAACGGTACTTTGGACGTGAGCGGCAACGTAGACGTTTCCGCCTCCGGCAAGTATGCCGGCGGAATTTATGTTACAGGCACAGACGGCATGGTAAATGTCGGCGGAAACCTGCTCTCCACAACCAGCGGAAACGGGGCAAGCTCTCTCTGGTGCAGTATGGGAAAGCTTAACCTGCACGGAGATACCGCTGTCAACAGCGCGAACGGGGACAGGGCCGCCGCCGTCTTCGCTGAAAATAAGGGGGCCGTGACGGCGAACGGCAATGTAAGTGTCAAAATGAGCGGAGATGACACATACGGCCTCCTTGCCATGACAGAAGGCACCATCAACGCGGAAGGCAATGTAAACGCGGCCATCAGCGGAAAGAATTCCTTAGCCGTCGTTGCCGGCGGCGGCGCGGTCAATATAAGCAAAGACGTTGCGGCATCGGCCGACGGGGACGGCGCGGTCTGTGTATATGCCAGTAGAAACGGCTCCGTAAATATAGACGGCGGCCTGCGGGCGAAGATAAACGGAAGCGGCGCGGAGGGCGTTTCCGCCGCCTCAGGCGGAACGGTGAATCTTAACCGCGGCGCGGCGATCCGCGTCGGGGATAACCCCGTTTCTTGCGCCGTCGCCGCCCGCGGCGCAGGTTCGTCAATAAACATCAACAGGGCAGGCGGCGGCCTTGTCAAGATAGACGGAGACATATTTGCCATGGAAGACGCAAAGGTAAATATAAATATGGACGCCGCGGGATCTTATATCACGGGAAGTTCCGGCCTCAACGGCGCCGGCGGCAGCATCGCTGGGAAACTGGACATAAACGTCGGAGCCTCCGCCGCCGCGTGGAACGTTACCGGAAACTCTTTCGTAACCGGGCTCCGCAATGCCGGCACAGTCAACTTTGCGCATGATCCCGGCAAGCCGTCCGCATCCTACATCAAGGTCAGCGCAAAAGATTATGTCGGCGCCGGCGGAAACCTTGTGATGAGGGCTGACATCGACGGCCAAACGGGAGACCGGCTTGAGGCGGAGAAAATAAGCGGCGAAACGACGATCACGGCCATACCGGTAAGAGCCGGCACCGCCGAGCGTTCCGGCGCGCTCGTGACCGCCGTCAGCAACAACGGCGCACGGTTCACGCTTACCGGGGAAAGAGTCGCGGCCGGCGCCTGGTATTACGAACTGGGCGACGCGCCTACGGCATCCGGCCGGGAATGGTATTTAAGGAGGTCCACCTCAACGGAGAGGCTCACCTCCACGGGATACGGGATCGCATCCGCCTCCTACCATCCCAACCTCTGGGACACCGAGGTGAACACACTGTTTCGACGCATGGGGATATACAGAGACGACATGTACAACGGAGGCCTTTGGTTTACCGGCGTTGTAAACAAGAACAGCTATGACTTTGCGGACAGCGGGAGCTATACGGACAACCGCACCTATAAAACGGGAACTATCGGCTATGACAGGAAGGTAGAAACCGGCGACGAACATACAAAGCTATGGATCGGCGCCATGTTCGGTTACGGCAAAGACAACCGTGACATGGACTTCGGCATCGGCGAGTCAAGGATGGATTCGTATCACGCCTCTCTGTACGGCATATACAGGGCGGACAACGGATTCTACGCCGTAGGCATCGCAAAGTATAATAGATACAAGAACGATTATGAGATAACGAGACCTGACCCGTTCACAAAGCAGATCCTTGAATTTGACACGGTCACGGGAGATTTTAAACAAAAAGGCTGGGGGTTGTCTCTCCAGGTCGGAAGGAAGTTTGAAATCAAGCCCGCAAAGGAAGGCGCGGCGGCCGCAGGCTGGTACTGGGAACCTCAGATACAGGCGTCATGGAACAGAGTGGACGGCGCAGACTACAAGACCAACAGCGGGATCGACGTACAGGTAAGCGGCAGCGATTACTTCCGCCTGCGCGGCGGTGTTGAATTGGGGCGCACATGGGAACTGGCGAACGGAACGATGCTCAACCTATACGGAGACGCCTCGTACTCTCATGAGTACGGCGGCGATACGGATTTCATAATGGACGGCGGCCGATTCTCAACTAAACACAGCTTCGGCGGAGGATATGGTATCTTTGGAATCGGCGCGAACTGGAGATACGCTCCGGGAAAATACATAAACGCGAGGTTCCAGCATTCCGCGGGTTCAAAATATACGGAACCCTTTGCCGTCTATCTCGGGCTTTCGTTTGAAATTTGA
- a CDS encoding Coenzyme F420 hydrogenase/dehydrogenase, beta subunit C-terminal domain gives MESIFESKERCCGCRACEAKCPRRAITMASDEEGFLYPRADDKLCVGCGLCVRVCPLRIDGNRKESGEPRFFAATHDSEEVLMNSTSGGAFTAISDVILNQGGAVCGADFDDGLRVLHRVTGSAEGRDRMRFSKYVQSDVGEVYSIIKETLAKRPVLFTGTPCQCAGLRSFLDGEPENLFVCDVICHSVPSPLVWEEYKRLLEEEHGGRVTAARFRSKKYPWSRENSNKGFMFKIEGSDEWLEDGRFYDLFIRKRAISRPSCAECRFTDTRRASDMTIADCFGIEKQAPELYDSRGVSLVIVNTPKGAAMLEAISKDMNISERPEAEITAEQQRLSAPGKFPPERAAFWETLRREGLKAAL, from the coding sequence ATGGAATCGATTTTTGAAAGCAAAGAAAGGTGCTGCGGCTGCCGTGCCTGCGAGGCCAAGTGCCCGCGGCGCGCCATAACGATGGCGTCCGATGAGGAAGGGTTCTTATACCCGCGAGCGGATGATAAACTGTGCGTCGGCTGCGGGCTCTGCGTCAGGGTATGTCCGCTGCGCATCGACGGCAACCGCAAAGAAAGCGGCGAGCCGCGCTTCTTCGCGGCGACGCACGACTCCGAAGAGGTGCTCATGAACTCCACCTCCGGCGGCGCTTTCACGGCGATTTCGGACGTCATCCTAAATCAGGGGGGAGCCGTGTGCGGCGCGGACTTCGACGACGGCCTGCGCGTACTGCACCGCGTGACGGGCAGCGCCGAAGGACGCGACCGCATGCGGTTTTCAAAATATGTACAGAGCGACGTCGGCGAGGTATATTCGATAATAAAAGAAACTCTTGCAAAGAGGCCCGTGCTCTTCACCGGCACGCCCTGCCAGTGCGCGGGGCTGCGCTCCTTTCTGGACGGAGAGCCGGAAAACCTTTTCGTCTGCGACGTCATCTGCCACAGCGTGCCCAGCCCGCTGGTCTGGGAGGAATACAAGCGGCTGCTGGAGGAGGAACACGGCGGCAGGGTCACGGCGGCGCGGTTCCGCTCAAAAAAATACCCCTGGAGCAGGGAAAACAGCAATAAGGGCTTTATGTTCAAAATTGAAGGTTCAGATGAATGGCTGGAAGACGGCCGCTTCTACGACCTCTTCATTCGCAAAAGGGCCATTTCGCGCCCTTCGTGCGCGGAATGCCGCTTCACCGACACCCGCCGCGCCTCGGACATGACGATCGCCGACTGCTTCGGCATCGAAAAACAGGCGCCGGAGCTCTACGACAGCCGCGGCGTCTCGCTCGTCATCGTGAACACGCCCAAGGGCGCGGCGATGCTGGAGGCGATCTCAAAAGATATGAATATTTCGGAGAGGCCGGAAGCGGAGATAACTGCCGAACAACAGCGGCTCAGCGCCCCCGGCAAATTCCCGCCGGAGCGCGCCGCGTTCTGGGAGACGCTGCGGCGCGAAGGGCTGAAGGCGGCGCTGTAA
- a CDS encoding MATE family efflux transporter has protein sequence MRDMSKGDITKQMVIFAVPLMLGNIFQQLYGVINSVVVGRYLGKAAFAATGTAIPVINIMMFLLLGMTMGASVLMAEFFGAGDEKRLKEEISTSVISGLIFTVLLTAAGMFCVEPALRLTRAPAEIMPQAASYLRIIFAGLLFAFLYNLMSSAMRAVGESTAPLLFLIFSSLMNIALAVAFVGRLGMGVEGAALATVISQAVSVLLCLIYIKRKLPLLLPDPASFRISLPLLRTTASYSSVSGVQQAVIYVGIFLLQGAVNPLGIDAIAAFYAVCRIDEFVLAPNESLTSSLMMFVSQNRGAGNDARIRKGVLRSAYVNHGCTAACSLILFLMARTLVSMFLGDVETTAIAMGTKYLKFMSVIYLLSASCNTFQGFFRGIGRMDVTLYATLIQIPTRIVLTYILAGSMGINAVAAATGAGWALMTAYLFVEYLKYLKAEALPAGERMNKYGIDF, from the coding sequence ATGCGCGACATGAGCAAGGGAGATATAACGAAACAGATGGTGATCTTTGCCGTCCCGCTGATGCTTGGGAATATATTCCAGCAGCTGTATGGCGTCATCAACTCCGTCGTCGTCGGCAGATACCTCGGCAAAGCGGCGTTCGCGGCCACAGGTACCGCGATCCCGGTCATTAATATCATGATGTTCCTCCTGTTGGGGATGACGATGGGAGCCTCCGTGCTGATGGCGGAGTTTTTCGGCGCGGGCGACGAGAAGAGATTAAAAGAAGAGATCTCCACCTCCGTCATCTCCGGCCTGATCTTCACCGTTCTGCTCACAGCCGCGGGGATGTTCTGCGTCGAGCCGGCGCTGCGCCTGACCAGGGCTCCAGCCGAGATCATGCCGCAGGCCGCCTCCTATTTGAGGATAATCTTCGCCGGATTGCTCTTCGCGTTCCTCTACAACCTGATGTCGTCGGCGATGCGCGCGGTGGGCGAATCGACCGCGCCGCTCCTCTTCCTGATTTTTTCCTCGCTGATGAATATCGCGCTCGCCGTCGCCTTCGTCGGCAGGCTGGGCATGGGCGTGGAAGGCGCGGCCCTGGCAACGGTGATATCGCAGGCCGTTTCCGTACTGCTCTGCCTGATCTATATAAAGCGGAAGCTGCCGCTGCTGCTGCCCGACCCCGCCTCCTTCAGGATAAGTCTCCCGCTTTTGAGAACAACCGCCTCCTACAGCTCAGTTTCGGGCGTGCAGCAGGCCGTGATCTACGTGGGCATCTTCCTGCTGCAGGGCGCCGTCAACCCGTTGGGGATAGACGCCATCGCGGCCTTCTACGCCGTCTGCCGCATAGACGAGTTTGTTTTGGCTCCCAACGAAAGCCTCACCAGCTCTCTGATGATGTTCGTATCGCAGAACAGGGGCGCCGGGAACGATGCCCGGATAAGGAAGGGGGTCCTGCGCTCGGCGTACGTCAATCACGGCTGTACCGCGGCCTGTTCGCTGATATTGTTCCTCATGGCCCGCACGCTGGTATCGATGTTCCTGGGCGACGTCGAAACGACGGCGATAGCGATGGGGACTAAGTACCTGAAGTTCATGAGCGTCATTTATCTGCTTTCGGCCAGCTGCAACACCTTCCAGGGCTTCTTCCGCGGCATCGGGAGGATGGACGTCACTCTCTACGCGACTTTGATACAGATACCGACGCGCATCGTCCTGACTTATATTTTAGCCGGCTCCATGGGTATAAACGCCGTCGCCGCCGCGACCGGCGCGGGATGGGCGCTGATGACCGCGTATCTGTTTGTCGAATATCTCAAATACCTGAAGGCGGAAGCCCTTCCCGCCGGCGAAAGGATGAATAAGTATGGAATCGATTTTTGA
- a CDS encoding MurR/RpiR family transcriptional regulator, which produces MNGAIEERVAAAKLTENDKRVLDFIMANRRTACFLTSNEIAAQLGASPSSVVRLSKKLEYENFSAFKRALQEEVAGAPRFEALPVPHERIKEYENLPDEEILAAYMDNVQKNLRGDTNAENNRKIIDAADIILRARRVFIVGFRTCAGFASTAGVMLTCVRPDVFVVGGGAPLIDSLIDITKEDAMIAISFARYSSETAFAARMARDAGCPVIAMTDSYAAPVAKGAAKVIISNSRNMGFFDSYVSFFSNMEKILVLVSKRNRKGNEERLMKMESYLRMTGQY; this is translated from the coding sequence ATGAACGGAGCGATCGAAGAACGCGTGGCTGCCGCAAAGCTGACGGAGAATGACAAGAGAGTTTTGGATTTCATTATGGCGAACCGGAGAACGGCCTGTTTTCTCACCTCGAACGAGATCGCGGCTCAGCTCGGCGCGAGCCCCTCGTCCGTCGTGCGCCTCTCGAAAAAGCTGGAGTATGAAAACTTCTCGGCCTTCAAACGCGCTTTGCAGGAGGAGGTGGCCGGCGCTCCGCGCTTTGAGGCGCTGCCGGTGCCGCACGAAAGGATAAAGGAGTATGAGAACCTGCCCGACGAAGAGATATTGGCGGCCTATATGGACAACGTGCAGAAAAACCTCCGCGGCGACACGAACGCGGAGAACAACAGGAAGATAATCGACGCCGCCGACATTATATTGCGCGCGCGCCGCGTATTCATCGTTGGTTTCCGTACCTGCGCCGGTTTTGCCTCGACGGCGGGAGTGATGCTCACCTGCGTGCGTCCCGACGTTTTCGTCGTAGGCGGCGGAGCGCCGCTGATCGATTCCCTCATCGATATTACGAAAGAGGACGCGATGATCGCGATCTCCTTCGCCCGCTATTCGAGCGAAACGGCCTTTGCCGCGCGGATGGCCCGCGACGCCGGCTGTCCCGTGATCGCGATGACCGACAGCTATGCCGCCCCCGTCGCCAAAGGCGCGGCGAAGGTGATCATCAGTAACAGCCGCAATATGGGCTTTTTCGATTCCTACGTCAGCTTCTTCTCCAACATGGAAAAGATACTCGTCCTCGTGAGCAAACGAAACAGAAAGGGCAACGAGGAAAGGCTCATGAAGATGGAGAGCTATCTGCGGATGACGGGGCAGTATTAA
- a CDS encoding YhcH/YjgK/YiaL family protein: MIRTTITDIKRYFCQGRGIEQAVDFINNNDLAALEPGRYSIDGTKVFALIQEVCTMRPEDAPFENHLRSADLQMTLSGDECVGYCPVSRLEKFGCYDAAADVQNYTGQADCVMRNEANKSIAIFFPEDGHQPYVAKGTLQSIKKVVIRIDMEYLNSGK, from the coding sequence ATGATCAGAACCACCATAACAGATATTAAAAGATATTTTTGTCAGGGGAGGGGGATCGAACAGGCCGTTGATTTTATCAATAATAATGACTTGGCCGCTCTTGAGCCGGGCCGTTATTCCATAGATGGTACGAAGGTCTTCGCTTTGATACAAGAGGTCTGTACGATGCGGCCCGAAGATGCGCCTTTTGAAAACCACCTACGCAGTGCGGACTTGCAGATGACACTTTCCGGCGATGAGTGCGTAGGCTACTGCCCAGTATCGAGATTAGAAAAATTCGGGTGCTATGATGCCGCTGCGGATGTTCAGAATTATACCGGGCAGGCGGATTGCGTCATGAGAAATGAAGCCAATAAAAGTATCGCCATTTTCTTCCCGGAGGACGGACACCAACCCTATGTGGCGAAAGGTACCCTTCAGTCAATAAAAAAAGTTGTCATAAGAATCGATATGGAGTATCTCAATAGCGGAAAATAA
- a CDS encoding class I adenylate-forming enzyme family protein, protein MPITDLLERNAREFCHETALVEINPEVKELRRVTWKEYELIESSPAESYRREITWSVFDEKANRCANLLLSRGIKKGDKVAILMMNSLEWLPLYFGILKTGALAVPLNFRYTAEEIKYCLDLADVDALFFGPEFIGRVEDICGQIPRVKLIFYIGDSCPRFAENYLHLTANLSSYAPRILLSDDDDAAIYFSSGTTGFPKAILHDHESLMHAAKVEQSHHGQKHDDVFLCIPPLYHTGAKMHWFGSLISGGKGILLKGTDPVSIIKTVSDEKCTIVWLLVPWVQDILDAIDAGKIRLEDYELSQWRLMHIGAQPVPPSLINRWRKVFPKHKYDTNYGLSESIGPGCVHLGVGNIDKVGAIGIPGYGWKVKILDDEGRPITDGSVGELAVKGPGVMTCYYKDPKATAEVLHDGWLSTGDMARQDEQGFIYLVDRKKDVIISGGENIYPVQVEDFLRAHPSIKDAAVIGLPDQRLGEIAAAIIELKEGFSCTEEEIEKFCLDLPRYKRPRRVIFAEIPRNPTGKIEKPKLRQIYRAENLVAMQTNS, encoded by the coding sequence ATGCCAATTACAGACCTGCTTGAGAGGAACGCCAGAGAATTCTGCCACGAGACGGCGCTCGTGGAGATAAACCCCGAGGTCAAGGAGCTGCGCCGCGTCACGTGGAAAGAATACGAACTTATCGAATCAAGCCCCGCGGAAAGCTACCGCCGTGAAATAACCTGGAGCGTCTTTGACGAGAAGGCGAACCGCTGCGCAAACCTGCTGCTCTCGCGCGGCATCAAAAAAGGCGACAAGGTCGCAATCCTGATGATGAACAGCCTTGAATGGCTGCCGCTTTATTTCGGCATCTTGAAGACCGGTGCCCTCGCCGTCCCCCTCAACTTCCGCTACACGGCGGAAGAGATAAAATACTGCCTTGACCTCGCGGACGTCGACGCGCTCTTCTTCGGACCGGAATTCATCGGCCGCGTCGAAGACATCTGCGGACAGATACCGCGTGTGAAGCTGATATTCTACATCGGCGACAGCTGCCCGCGCTTCGCGGAAAATTACCTGCACCTGACGGCGAACCTCTCAAGCTACGCGCCGCGCATCCTGCTCTCCGACGACGACGACGCGGCGATATACTTCTCCTCGGGGACGACCGGTTTTCCAAAGGCGATACTGCACGACCACGAAAGCCTCATGCACGCGGCGAAGGTCGAACAGAGCCACCACGGACAGAAACATGACGACGTCTTTCTCTGCATCCCGCCGCTCTATCACACGGGGGCGAAGATGCACTGGTTCGGCAGTCTCATCTCCGGCGGCAAGGGAATACTGCTCAAGGGCACCGACCCGGTATCGATAATAAAAACCGTCTCGGACGAGAAATGCACCATCGTATGGCTGCTCGTGCCGTGGGTGCAGGACATCCTCGACGCGATCGACGCGGGAAAGATACGGCTGGAAGACTACGAACTCTCGCAGTGGCGTCTCATGCACATCGGCGCGCAGCCGGTGCCGCCGAGCCTCATCAACCGGTGGCGCAAAGTTTTCCCGAAGCATAAGTACGACACGAACTACGGCCTCTCCGAGTCGATCGGCCCCGGCTGCGTGCACCTCGGCGTGGGCAACATCGACAAAGTCGGCGCGATCGGTATTCCAGGCTACGGCTGGAAGGTGAAGATCCTCGACGACGAAGGACGCCCCATCACAGACGGCAGCGTCGGCGAACTGGCCGTCAAGGGACCGGGCGTCATGACCTGCTATTACAAAGACCCCAAAGCCACCGCCGAGGTGCTGCACGACGGCTGGCTCTCGACGGGAGACATGGCGCGTCAGGACGAGCAGGGCTTCATCTATCTTGTGGACCGCAAGAAAGACGTAATCATCAGCGGCGGCGAGAATATCTACCCCGTCCAGGTCGAGGACTTCCTCCGCGCCCACCCATCGATAAAGGACGCGGCGGTGATCGGCCTGCCGGACCAGCGTCTCGGCGAGATCGCGGCGGCGATCATCGAACTCAAAGAGGGTTTCTCCTGCACGGAGGAAGAGATAGAAAAGTTCTGCCTCGACCTGCCGCGCTACAAACGCCCGCGCCGGGTGATTTTCGCCGAAATACCGCGCAATCCGACGGGCAAGATCGAAAAGCCGAAGCTACGGCAGATATACCGCGCGGAAAACCTCGTCGCGATGCAGACGAACAGCTGA